From the Clostridium sp. Marseille-P299 genome, one window contains:
- the recQ gene encoding DNA helicase RecQ → MIQNENSSSDLNDSLDDNLNINLVDDLKNNLIDYLNNNLADNLNGNLKQAYQVLQKYFGYSYFREGQEELIQSILEKRDTLGIMPTGAGKSICYQVPALAMDGITIVISPLISLMKDQVAALNEAGIHAAYINSSLSTKQVSLALQYAKQGRYQIIYVAPERLSTEEFLDFALQSNITMVTIDEAHCISQWGQDFRPSYLNIVDFIEQLPKRPIVSAFTATATKEVMEDIICVLRLEEPTIVVTGYDRPNLFYEVRTPKDKDAELIEYIKNHSSWCGIIYCSTRKNVEEVQELLRKNGIDAAKYHGGMNDDQRNENQEDFIYDRKLVMVATNAFGMGIDKSNVRYVIHYNMPKNIESYYQEAGRAGRDGEASECILFYAPMDVRINQFLIENGNENEMLTEDQKEMIRERDEERLKMMTYYCFTKDCLREYILRYFGQYTEANCDNCSNCLAEFEEVDVTNLSKDIIGCIRECRERFGLNVIISTLQGRKIAKLTANRMNESSFYGKHQMESESFLKSVMNKLIIDGYLYLTSDKYAIVKVNRSANEIEMGTTKVILKTSKESQNQGKINSSKKLKKSELLTSKGFELFEILRQVRTQIAREEGMPPYIIFSDKTLTDMVIKLPFNKDEMLFVTGVGENKFEKYGQAFLDAILEFTGGVKERLCYEDQEILEISKKSSSNRSSTKTGKEDFSLTEEIRENIKFEELVTISQFVDQLNELRDDKRMKQINTKHFTTLLKEKEYLYERYDEELQKNVTEVTEKGYSVGITMDKRVGRGGFEYNVISYNKEAQQILLELIS, encoded by the coding sequence ATGATACAAAACGAGAATTCTAGTAGCGATCTAAATGATAGTTTAGACGATAATTTAAATATTAACTTAGTTGATGATTTAAAAAATAACTTAATTGATTATTTAAATAATAACTTAGCTGATAATTTAAATGGTAATTTAAAGCAAGCCTATCAGGTTTTGCAAAAATATTTTGGATATAGTTATTTTCGAGAGGGACAAGAGGAACTGATTCAAAGTATTTTAGAAAAGAGAGATACCCTTGGGATTATGCCAACTGGTGCTGGGAAATCTATTTGCTACCAAGTGCCTGCACTAGCAATGGATGGGATCACTATTGTTATATCACCATTAATTTCATTGATGAAAGATCAGGTTGCAGCATTAAATGAGGCAGGAATACACGCTGCATATATTAACAGTTCCCTTTCAACAAAACAAGTAAGCCTTGCACTACAATATGCAAAGCAAGGCAGATATCAAATTATATATGTAGCGCCTGAACGCCTTTCTACCGAAGAGTTTCTTGATTTTGCACTACAATCCAATATCACAATGGTAACCATTGATGAGGCTCATTGTATTTCACAGTGGGGACAGGATTTTAGACCTAGTTATTTAAATATCGTAGATTTCATTGAACAATTACCAAAACGCCCGATTGTCAGTGCATTTACAGCAACTGCAACAAAAGAGGTAATGGAAGATATTATATGTGTTCTTCGATTAGAAGAACCAACGATTGTGGTAACTGGGTATGATAGACCAAATTTATTTTATGAAGTTCGCACACCAAAGGATAAAGATGCAGAATTGATTGAATATATAAAAAATCATAGTTCCTGGTGCGGAATCATTTACTGTTCCACCCGTAAGAATGTTGAGGAAGTGCAGGAATTACTTAGGAAAAATGGAATTGACGCAGCAAAATATCATGGTGGTATGAATGATGATCAAAGAAATGAGAATCAAGAAGACTTTATCTATGATAGAAAATTGGTTATGGTTGCAACGAATGCCTTTGGAATGGGGATTGATAAATCCAACGTTAGGTATGTAATTCATTATAATATGCCTAAAAACATTGAAAGTTATTATCAGGAGGCAGGAAGAGCCGGTCGAGATGGAGAGGCATCGGAATGTATTTTATTTTATGCGCCAATGGATGTAAGAATCAATCAATTTCTTATTGAAAATGGTAATGAAAATGAAATGTTGACAGAAGATCAAAAGGAAATGATCCGTGAACGTGATGAAGAACGATTAAAAATGATGACTTATTATTGTTTTACAAAGGATTGTTTAAGAGAATACATATTGCGATATTTCGGGCAGTATACCGAAGCAAATTGCGATAATTGTTCTAATTGCCTCGCTGAATTTGAGGAAGTGGATGTTACTAACCTTAGCAAAGATATTATTGGTTGTATTAGGGAATGTCGTGAGCGCTTTGGTTTAAATGTTATTATTTCAACTCTCCAAGGCAGAAAAATTGCAAAATTAACCGCCAATCGTATGAATGAGAGTAGTTTTTATGGTAAGCATCAAATGGAAAGTGAGTCTTTCTTAAAAAGTGTTATGAATAAACTTATTATCGATGGATACTTATATTTAACAAGTGATAAGTATGCAATTGTAAAAGTAAATCGTAGTGCCAATGAAATTGAAATGGGAACAACCAAGGTTATTCTAAAGACTTCGAAAGAAAGTCAGAATCAAGGTAAGATTAATAGTAGTAAAAAACTTAAAAAATCTGAATTATTGACTTCAAAAGGATTCGAATTATTTGAAATTTTACGCCAAGTAAGAACGCAAATTGCTAGGGAGGAAGGAATGCCTCCATACATTATCTTCTCCGATAAAACGTTAACGGATATGGTAATCAAACTTCCTTTTAACAAGGATGAGATGCTTTTCGTTACTGGAGTAGGTGAGAATAAGTTTGAAAAATATGGTCAGGCATTTCTAGATGCTATTTTAGAATTTACAGGCGGAGTAAAAGAAAGACTTTGCTATGAAGATCAAGAGATCCTTGAAATATCAAAGAAGTCATCAAGTAATAGAAGTTCTACAAAAACTGGTAAGGAAGACTTCTCCTTGACAGAGGAGATTAGAGAGAATATTAAGTTTGAGGAATTGGTAACAATAAGTCAATTTGTAGATCAGCTCAACGAACTAAGAGATGATAAACGAATGAAACAAATAAATACGAAGCATTTTACAACACTCCTGAAAGAAAAGGAATATCTTTATGAACGATATGATGAAGAACTTCAAAAAAATGTAACCGAAGTTACTGAAAAAGGTTATTCTGTTGGTATTACCATGGATAAGAGAGTTGGAAGAGGCGGATTTGAATACAATGTGATTAGCTATAATAAAGAGGCACAGCAGATCTTGCTTGAATTGATATCATGA
- a CDS encoding LysR family transcriptional regulator: protein MDIQKMKFFIDLAETKNYTETAERLFTTQSNVSKQIISLEKELDTYLFDRTRRHIELTEAGRTLLPYAHRILEDYYALWNATSPYRNSESSMLKIYAIPVMAQYKITGLIADFHKKHTEIRLDIEEIESANLMHELDEGHCDIAYARIFSLDENKYEKITLEYDHFIAVLPKDHALANQKIIDIAQLKDENFLQLDKSTCLLDHVCSICKKSGFLPKIGYTGTRMDNILGLVSNGMGISLMMQHAVESMHHSGIKLVPLADNIKSELAFIRLKGIKHTKASNLFWNEFQNL, encoded by the coding sequence ATGGATATTCAGAAAATGAAGTTTTTTATCGATTTGGCGGAAACTAAAAATTATACAGAAACAGCGGAACGACTGTTTACTACGCAAAGTAATGTATCCAAACAAATAATTTCCTTAGAAAAAGAACTCGATACTTACCTATTTGATCGTACACGAAGACATATTGAACTAACAGAAGCTGGAAGAACACTTCTTCCCTATGCACATAGAATTTTAGAAGATTATTATGCTCTTTGGAACGCTACCTCTCCGTATCGAAATTCAGAAAGTTCAATGTTAAAAATTTATGCGATACCAGTTATGGCTCAGTATAAAATCACTGGATTAATTGCTGATTTTCATAAAAAACATACGGAAATACGTTTGGATATTGAAGAAATAGAGAGTGCAAATTTAATGCACGAACTTGATGAAGGACATTGCGACATCGCTTATGCTAGAATTTTTTCTTTAGATGAGAATAAATATGAGAAAATCACTTTAGAATATGATCATTTCATCGCCGTTTTACCAAAGGACCATGCTCTTGCAAATCAAAAGATTATAGACATCGCACAGTTAAAAGATGAAAACTTTCTTCAACTGGATAAGAGCACTTGTCTATTAGATCATGTATGTTCCATATGCAAAAAATCTGGATTTCTTCCTAAGATTGGATATACGGGAACTCGCATGGATAATATCTTGGGTTTGGTTTCAAATGGAATGGGTATCTCCTTGATGATGCAGCATGCAGTGGAATCCATGCACCATTCTGGCATTAAGTTAGTTCCACTAGCAGATAATATAAAAAGTGAATTGGCTTTTATACGTTTAAAAGGAATCAAACATACGAAAGCATCTAATTTATTTTGGAATGAGTTTCAAAATCTATAA
- a CDS encoding UbiX family flavin prenyltransferase — MKRRIIVGVSGASGIPVAIEVLRQLKENPNVETHLIYSNAAEITLHEESKLSLEEFKSMADVVYDNKNIGAAPASGSFRTDGMIIVPCSMKTVAGVVSGYSDNLLLRAADVTLKERRKLVMAVRECPFSTIHLRNMHELSSMGAYIMPLVLSFYQKPDGLKDCIQHMAGKILDPFEIEGEHFKRWRGLTNESY, encoded by the coding sequence ATGAAACGACGAATTATTGTTGGCGTTAGTGGTGCTTCTGGTATTCCTGTAGCCATTGAAGTATTACGCCAATTAAAAGAAAATCCAAATGTTGAAACGCATCTCATTTATTCAAATGCTGCAGAAATAACACTTCATGAAGAATCAAAGCTTTCGTTAGAAGAATTTAAAAGCATGGCAGATGTAGTATATGATAATAAAAACATTGGAGCAGCGCCTGCAAGCGGAAGCTTTCGTACCGATGGAATGATAATTGTTCCTTGTAGTATGAAAACCGTTGCCGGTGTAGTAAGCGGCTATAGCGATAACCTCCTCCTACGTGCGGCAGATGTAACATTAAAGGAAAGACGTAAATTAGTGATGGCCGTAAGAGAATGCCCATTTTCAACGATTCACTTACGAAATATGCATGAACTAAGTAGTATGGGCGCGTATATTATGCCACTTGTTTTAAGTTTCTATCAAAAACCAGATGGACTAAAGGATTGCATACAACATATGGCTGGTAAAATTCTAGATCCTTTTGAAATAGAAGGGGAACATTTTAAGCGTTGGAGGGGACTTACCAATGAAAGTTATTGA
- a CDS encoding prenylated flavin chaperone LpdD: MKVIETSKQLYGYEIKATVTLLEKDIHVLMTGGCLWHTGSVSMFCNGIEEGLIIAPNHKEGEISKAWANAISKHFNCRATVVCGIHFDNATKEMIKEIVNKSDEMLQDIIAQIMKEKRG; encoded by the coding sequence ATGAAAGTTATTGAAACTAGTAAACAGCTATATGGTTATGAAATAAAAGCAACTGTAACCTTGTTAGAAAAGGATATCCATGTTCTTATGACTGGAGGGTGTCTATGGCATACAGGGTCTGTTAGCATGTTCTGTAATGGTATAGAAGAAGGACTTATTATAGCTCCCAATCATAAAGAGGGTGAAATAAGTAAGGCATGGGCGAATGCAATATCAAAGCATTTTAATTGTCGAGCTACAGTAGTATGTGGAATTCACTTTGACAATGCTACTAAAGAAATGATTAAAGAAATAGTGAATAAATCAGATGAGATGTTACAGGATATCATTGCTCAAATAATGAAAGAGAAAAGAGGATAA
- a CDS encoding UbiD family decarboxylase has protein sequence MSKKKVNDLRSALELLQSIPGQLVETDVEVDPMGELSGVYRHVGAGGTVMRPTQEGPAMIFNNVKGHPGARVAIGLLASRNRVGHLLDCDPKKLGFLLKESVANPIPPVVIPNEKAKCQEVVHLASEEGFDIRKLVPAPTNTLEDAGPYITLGMCYAANPETKESDVTIHRMCFQSKDEISIFLQPGARHIGYFRELAEAKGEALPISISIGVDPAIEIASCFEPPTTPLGYDELQAAGAIRKEPVELVKCLTIDGKAIANAEYVIEGEILPNVRIREDINSNTGKAMPEFPGYCGPANPELPIIKVKAVTTRKNPIMQTCIGPSEEHVSMAGIPTEASILAMVEKAMPGKLQNVYCASSGGGKYVAIMQFKKSVPSDEGRQRQAALLAFSAFAELKHVFLVDEDVDCFDMKDVMWAMTTRFQADIDMIPIPGVQCHPLDPSNQPEYSKSIRARGVACKAIFDCTVPFDQKERFERAKFMEVDPKHWLPDMF, from the coding sequence ATGTCAAAAAAGAAAGTAAATGATTTACGTTCTGCTTTGGAACTGTTACAAAGCATTCCAGGGCAATTGGTTGAAACTGATGTAGAAGTTGATCCAATGGGAGAATTATCTGGGGTTTATCGTCATGTGGGAGCTGGCGGAACGGTTATGAGACCAACGCAAGAAGGACCAGCGATGATTTTTAATAATGTAAAAGGACATCCTGGTGCAAGAGTAGCAATTGGTTTATTAGCAAGTCGTAACAGAGTTGGACACTTACTGGATTGTGATCCTAAGAAATTAGGCTTTTTATTAAAGGAGTCCGTTGCCAATCCAATCCCTCCAGTAGTGATTCCAAATGAGAAAGCAAAATGCCAGGAAGTAGTACATTTAGCATCCGAAGAAGGCTTTGATATTCGTAAACTCGTACCAGCGCCAACCAATACCTTAGAAGATGCTGGTCCATATATTACACTTGGTATGTGCTATGCTGCGAATCCAGAGACAAAAGAATCCGATGTAACAATTCATCGTATGTGTTTCCAGTCAAAAGATGAGATTTCAATCTTTTTACAACCAGGAGCTCGTCATATTGGCTATTTCCGCGAATTAGCAGAAGCTAAGGGAGAAGCACTTCCAATCTCCATTAGTATCGGTGTGGATCCAGCGATAGAAATCGCATCCTGTTTTGAGCCACCAACAACACCACTTGGATACGATGAATTACAAGCAGCTGGAGCCATTAGAAAAGAGCCAGTAGAACTTGTAAAATGTTTAACTATCGATGGTAAGGCAATTGCAAACGCTGAATATGTAATTGAAGGTGAAATTCTTCCGAATGTTAGAATCCGTGAAGATATCAATTCAAATACTGGAAAGGCTATGCCAGAATTCCCTGGCTATTGTGGACCAGCCAACCCAGAACTTCCAATTATTAAAGTAAAAGCAGTAACTACAAGAAAGAATCCTATTATGCAGACTTGTATTGGACCAAGTGAAGAACATGTTTCCATGGCTGGTATTCCTACAGAAGCAAGTATTTTAGCCATGGTAGAAAAGGCAATGCCAGGTAAATTACAAAATGTGTACTGTGCTTCTAGTGGCGGTGGTAAGTATGTTGCTATCATGCAATTTAAAAAATCAGTGCCTTCCGATGAAGGACGCCAAAGACAGGCTGCATTACTAGCTTTTAGTGCATTTGCAGAATTAAAACATGTCTTTTTGGTTGACGAAGATGTGGATTGCTTTGATATGAAAGATGTTATGTGGGCAATGACTACTAGATTCCAAGCGGATATTGATATGATTCCGATTCCAGGTGTACAGTGCCATCCACTGGATCCATCCAATCAACCAGAGTATTCAAAGAGTATTCGTGCAAGAGGCGTTGCATGCAAAGCTATCTTTGATTGCACAGTACCTTTTGATCAAAAAGAACGTTTTGAGCGTGCAAAATTTATGGAGGTAGATCCAAAACATTGGCTACCTGATATGTTTTAG
- a CDS encoding DUF554 domain-containing protein — translation MPTGVIINALSVFLGGIFGALIGNKLPAKFKADLTLIFGICSMGMGISSIGLMKNMPAVIFAIVVGTGLGLAIHLGGLINKGASQMQKPIAKLFKNHNSSLSEDEFLATLVTIIVLFCASGTGIYGSLDSGMTGDSTILISKSILDFFTAAIFACNLGYVVSVVAIPQFIIFFLLFLGAKFIFPLTTPDMIADFKACGGFLMIATGFRIAKVKEFPIADMIPAMVLIMPFSWLWVNCIMLLL, via the coding sequence ATGCCAACGGGAGTAATCATTAATGCACTATCTGTATTTTTAGGAGGAATTTTTGGAGCACTGATCGGTAATAAGTTACCTGCAAAATTTAAAGCAGACCTTACATTAATTTTTGGTATTTGTTCCATGGGTATGGGTATTAGCTCAATTGGACTTATGAAGAATATGCCTGCAGTTATTTTTGCAATTGTAGTTGGTACCGGTCTAGGCTTAGCAATTCATCTTGGTGGTTTAATTAATAAAGGGGCTAGCCAAATGCAAAAGCCAATAGCAAAACTATTTAAAAATCACAATTCAAGTTTATCAGAAGATGAATTTTTAGCAACGCTGGTAACTATTATTGTATTATTCTGTGCAAGTGGAACAGGAATTTATGGTTCCTTAGATTCTGGAATGACTGGTGATAGTACAATTTTAATATCCAAATCCATACTTGATTTCTTTACTGCAGCGATTTTTGCTTGTAACTTGGGATATGTTGTATCTGTTGTTGCAATACCTCAATTTATTATCTTCTTTTTGTTGTTCCTTGGGGCGAAATTTATCTTCCCTTTAACAACTCCAGACATGATTGCAGATTTTAAAGCTTGTGGTGGATTTTTAATGATTGCTACAGGATTTAGAATTGCAAAAGTGAAAGAATTTCCGATTGCAGATATGATACCGGCTATGGTTTTAATTATGCCTTTTAGCTGGCTTTGGGTAAATTGTATTATGCTATTGCTTTAG
- a CDS encoding FUSC family protein: MKRIGARNVKTALSVFICLMLYHIIGQPYSLFACIAAVICTQNTIENSFLVSKGRVLGTIIGGILAYFFTILFGDNPVMITLGIVILIYFGNLINKKEAISMSCVVFLSILIKLEDMNPLVYTVYRVVETTIGIVVSIIVNKYLPIEKLKYFSRNNQ, from the coding sequence ATGAAAAGGATAGGTGCAAGAAATGTAAAAACAGCGTTATCTGTTTTTATATGCTTGATGCTATATCATATAATAGGGCAACCATATTCACTGTTTGCATGTATTGCAGCTGTTATCTGTACACAAAATACAATAGAGAACTCTTTCTTAGTTAGTAAGGGTAGAGTTCTTGGAACAATAATTGGAGGAATATTAGCATATTTCTTTACAATATTGTTTGGCGATAACCCCGTAATGATTACCTTAGGGATCGTCATATTAATATACTTTGGTAATTTGATTAACAAAAAAGAAGCAATTTCAATGTCTTGTGTAGTATTTCTTTCCATATTAATTAAGTTAGAAGATATGAATCCGTTGGTTTATACTGTTTATCGTGTAGTAGAAACTACCATTGGTATTGTTGTATCGATTATTGTAAACAAATATCTACCAATTGAAAAATTGAAGTATTTTTCAAGAAATAATCAGTAG
- a CDS encoding YeiH family protein, with product MNVLKNKSKGILLCLAISLPVWFLVKSIDTLEVVGAPVIAMIIGMILSILIKDKSAFMDGISFTSKKILQYAVILLGFGLNLATVKKVGMDSLPIILSTISTSLIVAYLMHKALKIPSKTATLIGVGSSICGGSAIAATAPVIDADDEEIAQSISVIFLFNIIAAIIFPTLGSILGLSNTGFGLFAGTAINDTSSVTAAAATWDTLHGTGGTVLEYATIVKLTRTLAIIPITLVLSFIRINKEKKQNTNVETTISIKKIFPMFILYFILASVITTLITSFCTGATLSLAVKSFNFLKQLSKFFIVMAMCAIGLNTNIVTLVKKGGKPIAMGFCCWIAIAMVSLILQNILGIL from the coding sequence ATGAATGTTTTAAAAAACAAAAGTAAAGGTATTTTATTATGCCTAGCGATTTCATTACCAGTATGGTTCTTGGTAAAATCTATTGATACGCTTGAAGTGGTTGGCGCTCCAGTGATAGCAATGATTATTGGTATGATTTTATCGATCCTTATAAAAGATAAATCCGCTTTTATGGATGGCATAAGCTTTACTTCAAAAAAAATCTTACAATATGCTGTTATATTACTTGGTTTTGGTTTAAACCTTGCTACTGTTAAAAAAGTTGGAATGGATTCACTTCCTATTATTCTTTCTACCATTTCAACATCTCTAATTGTAGCATATTTAATGCATAAAGCATTGAAAATCCCTAGCAAAACTGCAACTTTAATTGGGGTTGGTTCCTCCATTTGCGGTGGCTCTGCTATTGCTGCTACTGCGCCAGTGATTGATGCCGATGACGAAGAAATCGCTCAATCAATTTCAGTTATATTTTTATTTAATATAATTGCAGCAATTATTTTCCCTACCTTAGGTTCAATCCTTGGATTATCCAATACTGGTTTCGGTTTATTTGCTGGTACTGCAATCAATGATACCTCTTCTGTAACCGCTGCTGCAGCAACATGGGATACGTTGCATGGAACAGGTGGAACTGTTTTAGAGTATGCAACCATTGTAAAATTAACTAGAACTTTAGCAATCATACCAATTACATTAGTATTATCATTTATTCGAATTAATAAGGAAAAGAAACAAAATACCAATGTTGAAACAACGATTTCAATAAAGAAAATCTTTCCTATGTTTATTTTATATTTTATATTAGCCTCCGTTATTACAACTCTTATTACAAGTTTTTGTACTGGAGCAACACTTAGCTTAGCTGTAAAATCATTTAATTTCTTAAAACAATTAAGTAAATTCTTTATTGTTATGGCTATGTGTGCAATTGGATTAAATACAAATATTGTTACCTTAGTTAAAAAAGGTGGAAAACCAATTGCTATGGGCTTTTGCTGTTGGATTGCCATTGCAATGGTAAGTCTTATTTTACAAAATATACTTGGAATTTTATAA
- a CDS encoding LysR family transcriptional regulator, with the protein MLDFRIETFLCVCKYMSYTKAAEELRMTQPGVSQHIKYLENYYGGKLFTYKNRTLTLTEAGIVLRDAMISINHDNMHLKKTIKDHSTNINTIKFGATLTIGEFMLPLKIIDYLKENVNTQIEFVIEDTKELLTLLEDGIIDFAIVEGYFQKSEYESIIVSNEEYVLVCGKDYPLEDTITIEELLTHKLIVRENGSGTKEILERYLSEKGYSFSDFANLSTINSIHVIKQLVEQGCGISFLYEIAVRKEIEEGKLRKIKIPEFNIHHEFNYIWRKNSVFDEYYRSLFSSIYKK; encoded by the coding sequence ATGTTAGATTTTCGAATCGAAACATTTTTGTGTGTATGTAAATATATGAGCTATACCAAGGCTGCGGAAGAACTAAGAATGACGCAACCAGGCGTATCACAACATATCAAATACTTAGAAAACTATTATGGAGGTAAGCTTTTTACTTACAAAAATAGAACATTAACGCTAACAGAAGCAGGGATTGTTTTAAGAGATGCAATGATATCGATTAATCATGATAATATGCATCTTAAAAAGACAATCAAGGATCATAGCACAAATATTAACACTATCAAATTTGGAGCGACTCTTACCATAGGAGAGTTTATGCTACCATTAAAAATTATCGATTACTTAAAAGAAAATGTTAATACTCAAATTGAATTTGTAATTGAAGACACAAAAGAATTATTAACATTATTAGAAGATGGGATCATTGATTTTGCAATTGTTGAAGGGTATTTTCAGAAAAGTGAATATGAGTCAATAATAGTATCAAATGAAGAATATGTGTTGGTCTGCGGTAAGGATTATCCGTTAGAGGATACGATTACTATTGAAGAGCTATTAACACATAAATTAATTGTACGAGAAAATGGTTCTGGAACGAAAGAAATTTTAGAACGTTATCTTTCAGAAAAAGGGTATTCCTTTTCTGACTTTGCAAATTTATCAACCATAAACAGTATTCATGTAATCAAACAATTGGTGGAACAAGGATGTGGAATTAGTTTTTTGTATGAAATTGCAGTAAGGAAGGAAATTGAAGAAGGAAAACTTAGAAAGATTAAGATACCTGAATTTAATATACATCATGAATTTAATTATATATGGAGAAAAAATAGCGTATTTGATGAATATTATCGATCATTATTTTCATCTATTTATAAAAAGTAG
- a CDS encoding IS256 family transposase, whose amino-acid sequence MTYDNKNHKENLDLNSFFQEYILSLLKQTMETLMKEELTNVLNYEKYSPEGHGTGNSRNGYYSRNYETKYGTIEGIKIPRDRNNEFEQQLIPPYARRDDWLETMIIRMYASGASTREIAGIIEKLYGNSYSAATVSNITDVALEEIEQWHNRTLKKRYSVIYIDALHIKLRRDTVSSDAVYFILGVDEDGYREVLDFFIGVNESAYVWEDNLRLLKNRGVNEVLLFVMDGLNGLDDAVHRVYPKADIQRCIVHKVRNSIRSVRKKDINEFTADLKVVYESPNYDQCKVALDDFSTKWSKSYKRLVESWLNDEDLFTYYKYPVSIRKSIYTTNWIERFNKEVRRLIKTKDSLPTEDACSKLVYYKVISYNESWSSKKLRGFSSSYDSLQDMFTERYS is encoded by the coding sequence ATGACTTATGATAACAAAAATCACAAAGAAAATCTAGACTTAAACTCTTTTTTTCAAGAGTATATTCTTAGTCTGTTAAAACAAACCATGGAAACCTTAATGAAAGAGGAACTCACTAACGTTTTAAATTATGAAAAATACAGCCCGGAAGGTCATGGTACGGGTAACTCACGCAATGGTTACTACAGTCGTAACTATGAGACCAAATACGGTACAATTGAAGGAATCAAGATACCTCGTGATCGTAACAATGAGTTTGAGCAACAACTCATTCCTCCTTATGCAAGACGTGACGATTGGCTAGAAACAATGATTATTCGAATGTATGCCAGCGGTGCATCTACACGTGAAATTGCAGGTATTATAGAAAAGCTTTATGGTAATTCATATAGTGCTGCAACTGTAAGCAATATCACCGATGTTGCATTGGAAGAAATCGAACAATGGCATAATCGAACTCTCAAAAAACGCTACTCCGTTATATACATCGATGCACTTCATATCAAGCTAAGAAGAGATACTGTATCAAGTGATGCTGTATACTTCATCCTAGGCGTTGATGAAGATGGTTATCGTGAAGTATTAGACTTCTTCATCGGAGTAAATGAGAGTGCTTATGTCTGGGAAGATAACCTACGTCTACTTAAAAATCGCGGTGTAAATGAGGTTCTTCTCTTCGTAATGGACGGTCTCAATGGTTTAGATGATGCTGTTCACCGTGTGTATCCGAAAGCTGATATTCAACGTTGTATTGTTCATAAAGTGCGAAACTCCATCCGCAGTGTACGAAAGAAAGACATCAATGAATTTACAGCTGATCTGAAAGTAGTCTATGAATCACCAAACTATGATCAGTGTAAAGTTGCACTTGATGATTTTTCAACGAAATGGAGTAAATCTTATAAACGTTTAGTGGAATCCTGGTTAAATGATGAGGATTTATTTACGTACTACAAATATCCTGTTTCAATCCGTAAATCCATTTATACAACGAATTGGATTGAGCGATTCAATAAGGAAGTACGTCGCCTGATCAAGACCAAAGACTCTTTACCAACAGAAGATGCCTGCAGTAAGTTAGTTTACTACAAGGTCATTTCCTATAATGAATCATGGTCATCCAAGAAACTCAGAGGTTTTTCTAGCAGTTATGATTCCCTTCAGGATATGTTTACTGAGAGGTACTCATAA